One window of the Populus trichocarpa isolate Nisqually-1 chromosome 9, P.trichocarpa_v4.1, whole genome shotgun sequence genome contains the following:
- the LOC7469652 gene encoding uncharacterized protein LOC7469652, whose amino-acid sequence MASLHILKSTLSTLSTSPSKDFIGKSNYRKTIPKLRTFYGSSRRYSGRQQKVKVFCSVQEEDNNQRNGEEPTESLFMKELKRRGMTPTSLLEETNRGNYGVEDEMKIGEEDRGFSKRNPVSTELDKSLSNQREKSMALNSEGIEGLIPRAKLLLTLGGTFFLGFWPLILITVAFFSSLYFYFGPSFVHDGSNASFSPPQYIDPYELLEDERISQIAPSLK is encoded by the exons ATGGCTTCTCTACACATACTGAAATCAACTCTCTCCACCCTCTCCACTTCACCGTCAAAAGACTTCATCGGGAAATCAAATTACAGGAAAACAATTCCCAAGTTGAGAACTTTTTATGGCAGCTCAAGAAGATATTCTGGGAGACAGCAAAAGGTTAAGGTTTTTTGTTCGGTccaagaagaagataataatcaaaGAAATG GGGAAGAGCCAACAGAGTCTTTGTTCATGAAGGAACTGAAGAGGAGGGGTATGACTCCAACTTCATTGCTTGAAGAGACTAATAGAGGCAATTATGGAGTGGAAGATGAAATGAAAATAGGAGAGGAAGATAGGGGTTTCTCCAAAAGAAATCCAGTATCAACTGAACTTGATAAAAGTTTGTCTAATCAAAGGGAGAAGTCAATGGCTCTTAATAGTGAAGGAATTGAG GGGTTAATTCCTAGGGCCAAGCTTTTGCTTACTCTTGGAGGAACTTTCTTCCTGGGATTTTGGCCATTGATTCTCATAACTGTTGCATTTTTTTCCAGTCTCTACTTT TACTTTGGGCCAAGCTTCGTCCACGACGGAAGCAATGCATCATTCTCCCCACCACAATATATTGATCCATATGAACTGCTGGAAGACGAAAGAATATCTCAAATAGCTCCTAGTTTAAAATGA
- the LOC7478756 gene encoding amino acid permease 6, whose product MATMPVNGQSFALDIVKTDDDGRLKRDGNLMSASAHIITAVIGSGVLSLAWAMAQLGWIAGPISLLIFSFITWFNSCLLADCYRFPGPLGGTRTYTYMGAVKAHLGGIKYTLCGISQYTNLVGTSIGYTITASISMAAIKRSNCFHREGHDAECHASTNMFMIIFGIVQVMMSQLPNFHELVGLSTLAAIMSFAYSLIGIGLSIAAIAGGNDVKTSLTGTVVGVDVTSTEKAWNCFQAIGNIAFAYTYSSILVEIQDTLKSSPPENQVMKKASLVGVATTTVFYMLCGTLGYAAFGNVAPGNFLTGFGFYEPYWLVDFANLCIVIHLVGAYQVYGQPIFKLVEDSCRKKWPESGFITNEHPVDIPFCGVFHVNSFRLLWRTAYVIASSVIAMTFPFFNSVLGFIGAISFWPLTLYFPVQMYISQARIRRFTFTWTWLTILTVACLIVSLAAAAACVQGLIMQLRNFEPFKSVS is encoded by the exons ATGGCTACAATGCCAGTAAACGGGCAAAGCTTCGCTCTAGACATTGTAAAAACTGATGACGATGGTCGCTTAAAGAGAGACG GAAATTTGATGTCTGCGAGTGCACACATCATTACAGCTGTTATTGGGTCTGGAGTTCTATCTCTTGCATGGGCCATGGCTCAGTTGGGTTGGATTGCAGGACCTATTTCTCTTCTAATCTTCTCTTTCATCACTTGGTTTAATTCCTGTCTACTAGCTGACTGTTATAGGTTCCCAGGTCCCCTTGGAGGGACAAGAACCTACACTTACATGGGTGCTGTAAAAGCTCATTTAG GAGGAATCAAGTACACACTCTGTGGGATATCTCAATATACAAATCTTGTAGGAACATCAATAGGATACACAATCACCGCATCTATAAGCATGGC GGCCATTAAAAGATCAAACTGCTTTCACAGGGAAGGCCATGACGCAGAGTGCCATGCATCAACGAATATGTTCATGATCATATTTGGGATTGTACAAGTCATGATGAGCCAACTACCTAATTTTCATGAGCTTGTCGGGCTTTCCACCCTCGCTGCTATCATGTCTTTTGCATACTCACTGATCGGTATCGGTCTCTCCATAGCTGCGATTGCAG gAGGGAACGATGTTAAAACAAGCCTAACAGGAACAGTGGTAGGGGTGGACGTGACAAGCACAGAAAAGGCTTGGAATTGCTTTCAAGCCATTGGAAACATTGCATTTGCCTATACTTATTCCTCAATCCTTGTTGAGATACAG GATACACTAAAATCAAGCCCACCAGAGAACCAGGTGATGAAGAAGGCTTCCCTAGTTGGAGTCGCAACAACCACTGTATTCTACATGCTGTGTGGAACGCTGGGTTATGCAGCATTCGGCAACGTGGCACCAGGCAACTTCTTAACAGGATTCGGTTTTTATGAGCCCTACTGGCTCGTTGACTTTGCTAACTTATGCATTGTTATTCACCTTGTTGGTGCTTACCAG GTATATGGCCAACCGATATTCAAGCTCGTGGAAGATTCATGCCGCAAGAAATGGCCAGAGAGTGGATTCATAACAAACGAACACCCTGTTGACATTCCATTTTGTGGTGTTTTTCATGTGAATTCCTTCAGGTTATTGTGGAGAACAGCCTATGTGATAGCATCATCTGTGATTGCAATGACATTTCCGTTCTTCAACAGTGTTCTGGGTTTCATTGGTGCGATATCATTTTGGCCATTGACTTTGTATTTCCCAGTACAGATGTACATATCACAAGCGAGAATTAGACGATTTACCTTCACCTGGACATGGCTAACGATTTTGACTGTGGCCTGCCTGATTGTATCacttgctgctgctgccgcaTGCGTTCAAGGCCTTATCATGCAACTCCGCAACTTCGAGCCTTTCAAATCTGTTTCTTAG
- the LOC7478755 gene encoding tubulin alpha chain, with product MRECISIHIGQAGIQVGNACWELYCLEHGIQPDGQMPSDKTVGGGDDAFNTFFSETGAGKHVPRAVFVDLEPTVIDEVRTGTYRQLFHPEQLISGKEDAANNFARGHYTIGKEIVDLCLDRIRKLADNCTGLQGFLVFNAVGGGTGSGLGSLLLERLSVDYGKKSKLGFTVYPSPQVSTSVVEPYNSVLSTHSLLEHTDVAVLLDNEAIYDICKRSLDIERPTYTNLNRLISQVISSLTASLRFDGALNVDVTEFQTNLVPYPRIHFMLSSYAPVISAEKAYHEQLSVAEITNSAFEPSSMMAKCDPRHGKYMACCLMYRGDVVPKDVNAAVATIKTKRTIQFVDWCPTGFKCGINYQPPTVVPGGDLAKVQRAVCMISNSTSVAEVFSRIDSKFDLMYAKRAFVHWYVGEGMEEGEFSEAREDLAALEKDYEEVGAESAEGDDDDGDEYM from the exons ATGAGAGAGTGCATTTCGATCCACATTGGTCAAGCCGGTATTCAAGTCGGAAATGCCTGCTGGGAACTCTACTGCCTCGAGCATGGCATCCAG cCTGATGGTCAGATGCCAAGTGACAAGACTGTTGGTGGAGGGGATGATGCCTTTAACACCTTTTTCAGTGAAACTGGTGCCGGGAAGCACGTCCCTCGTGCTGTCTTTGTAGATCTTGAGCCCACTGTCATTGATGAAGTCAGGACTGGAACTTACCGCCAACTTTTCCACCCTGAACAACTTATTAGCGGCAAGGAGGATGCTGCCAACAACTTTGCCCGTGGACACTATACCA TTGGCAAGGAAATTGTTGACCTGTGCTTGGACCGTATCCGAAAGCTCGCTGACAACTGTACTGGTCTGCAAGGCTTCCTAGTATTCAATGCTGTTGGTGGTGGTACTGGATCTGGTCTTGGGTCCCTTCTCTTGGAGCGTTTGTCTGTTGACTATGGAAAGAAATCCAAGTTGGGTTTCACTGTGTATCCATCTCCTCAGGTGTCCACATCTGTTGTTGAGCCCTACAACAGTGTTCTCTCAACTCACTCCCTTTTGGAACACACAGATGTGGCTGTGCTTCTTGACAATGAAGCTATCTATGATATCTGCAAGCGTTCTCTTGACATTGAGCGACCCACCTACACCAACCTCAACAGGCTTATCTCTCAG GTCATTTCCTCCTTGACCGCCTCTCTGAGGTTTGATGGTGCTTTGAATGTGGATGTTACTGAATTCCAGACTAACTTGGTCCCTTACCCAAGAATCCACTTCATGCTTTCCTCCTATGCACCAGTCATCTCTGCTGAGAAAGCCTACCATGAACAACTCTCTGTTGCTGAGATCACTAACAGTGCTTTTGAGCCTTCATCAATGATGGCTAAATGTGATCCTCGCCATGGAAAGTACATGGCCTGTTGTCTGATGTACCGTGGTGATGTTGTGCCCAAGGATGTTAATGCTGCTGTTGCCACGATCAAGACCAAGCGTACTATTCAGTTTGTTGACTGGTGCCCCACTGGATTCAAGTGTGGTATCAATTACCAGCCACCCACTGTTGTTCCTGGTGGTGATCTTGCCAAGGTGCAGAGGGCTGTTTGCATGATCTCCAATTCTACCAGTGTTGCTGAGGTGTTCTCTCGCATTGACTCCAAATTTGACCTCATGTATGCCAAGCGTGCCTTCGTGCACTGGTATGTTGGTGAGGGCATGGAGGAAGGCGAGTTCTCTGAGGCTCGTGAGGATCTTGCCGCCCTTGAGAAGGATTATGAGGAGGTTGGTGCTGAATCAGCTgagggtgatgatgatgatggtgacgAGTACATGTGA
- the LOC7469651 gene encoding protein SHORT HYPOCOTYL IN WHITE LIGHT 1 has translation RRRTGGGDRSLDLLLKFVSNVFKKVSKRATKAVRSVLAVPLSTKLVEFSVNGVLLLAFLWVLKAFLEAILGMWFCTLGSVVLASILLIRGMWSEVISGRMNSMTPVYGLARSLQLDFSFLEL, from the exons CGACGACGAACAGGGGGGGGGGATAGGAGTTTGGATCTGTTGCTTAAGTTTGTTTCAAATGTGTTCAAGAAGGTATCGAAACGTGCTACAAAGGCCGTCCGATCGGTTTTGGCCGTTCCTTTATCCACTAAACTG GTGGAGTTTTCGGTGAATGGAGTTTTATTGCTGGCGTTTTTGTGGGTTCTGAAAGCTTTTCTCGAGGCAATACTTGGTAT GTGGTTTTGCACCCTTGGAAGTGTGGTGCTTGCAAGCATCTTACTTATACGTGGGATGTGGTCTGAGGTAATCTCAGGAAGGATGAACTCGATGACCCCCGTGTATGGACTGGCACGCAGCCtgcagcttgatttttcatTCTTAGAGCTGTAA
- the LOC7469650 gene encoding putative UPF0481 protein At3g02645 translates to MSSLNSNMSSNSNLSFDEHRWIINIRRTLEEELENDAEIPVCIFNVPKALMTSDPDSYTPQEVAIGPYHHWRPELYEMERYKLAAAKRTQKKIQSLKFQHIVDHLSKLELKIRACYHKFLDFSNETLTWMMAIDASFLLEFLEIYAIKEGIAITRVSSRSMSHLVDYAGRKSAHNAILRDVAMLENQIPLFVLRKILEVQLSSLELADDMLCSMLLGFCKELSPFKLMQDIPKIHIPQCAHLLDYLYDMIVPKVEAPPEIISEADDQPEAMEGRYNSSGNSSHIRDLFSEIWKIITRLNKGPVRLLKRLLFSRPCKVILKLPWTILSNLPGFSILKQPLQHLFFSQDQEEIKPENENSDNEVNRPPLVEEITIPCVTELSKSGVCFAPTTGNILSITFDIKAVTLYLPVISLDVNTEVVLRNLVAFEASNASGPLVFTRYTELMNGIIDTEEDVKFLREKGIILNRLKSDGEVANLWNGMSKSIRLTKVPFLDKVIEDVNKYYNQRWTVKVGKFMKRYVFGSWQFLTLLAAVFLLLLMTLQAFCSVYRCSRVLHINSTT, encoded by the coding sequence ATGTCTTCTCTCAATTCCAACATGTCCTCCAATTCAAATCTAAGCTTCGATGAGCATCGATGGATAATTAACATCCGTCGAACACTTGAGGAAGAGCTCGAAAATGATGCTGAGATTCCTGTCTGCATTTTCAACGTCCCGAAAGCTCTAATGACTAGTGATCCGGATAGCTACACTCCACAGGAAGTGGCAATTGGTCCTTACCATCATTGGCGTCCGGAGCTCTATGAGATGGAGAGATACAAGCTCGCTGCAGCAAAAAGAACTCAAAAGAAAATTCAGAGCCTTAAATTTCAACATATTGTTGATCACTTGTCCAAGCTCGAGTTAAAGATTCGAGCCTGTTACCATAAGTTCCTAGATTTTAGTAATGAAACTTTGACTTGGATGATGGCAATCGATGCATCATTCTTGCTAGAGTTCCTGGAAATCTATGCCATCAAAGAAGGGATCGCAATAACAAGAGTTTCTTCAAGATCAATGTCGCATTTGGTTGATTATGCTGGGAGAAAATCGGCTCATAATGCGATTCTTAGAGATGTGGCGATGCTCGAGAATCAAATCCCATTGTTTGTGCTGAGAAAAATTCTTGAAGTTCAATTATCATCTTTGGAGTTGGCCGATGATATGCTATGCTCAATGTTGTTAGGATTTTGCAAAGAGCTTTCTCCATTCAAGTTGATGCAGGACATTCCCAAGATTCATATACCTCAATGTGCACACTTGCTAGACTATTTGTATGACATGATTGTGCCAAAAGTTGAAGCACCGCCAGAGATCATAAGTGAGGCTGATGATCAGCCTGAAGCAATGGAAGGCAGATACAATTCATCCGGTAATTCAAGTCACATAAGAGATCTTTTCAGTGAGATTTGGAAGATAATCACAAGGCTCAACAAAGGTCCGGTACGCCTTCTCAAAAGATTGTTATTTTCCCGGCCTTGTAAAGTCATACTTAAACTGCCTTGGACAATCCTCTCTAATCTTCCTGGCTTTTCAATCTTAAAACAACCTCTTCAACACTTGTTCTTCTCGCAAGATCAAGAAGAAATCAAACCGGAGAATGAGAACTCGGATAATGAAGTTAACAGGCCTCCATTGGTTGAGGAGATCACAATTCCTTGCGTCACCGAGCTGTCCAAATCCGGGGTTTGTTTCGCACCCACTACTGGTAACATCCTGAGCATTACTTTTGATATCAAGGCAGTTACTCTTTACCTTCCCGTCATCAGTTTAGATGTGAACACAGAGGTGGTCTTAAGAAACTTAGTAGCATTCGAGGCATCAAATGCATCGGGACCGTTAGTTTTTACACGTTACACCGAATTAATGAATGGGATAATTGATACCGAGGAGGATGTGAAGTTTCTTAGAGAAAAAGGTATCATTTTGAACCGGTTAAAGAGCGATGGAGAGGTTGCCAACTTGTGGAATGGGATGAGTAAATCCATTAGACTTACCAAAGTCCCTTTCTTAGATAAAGTGATTGAAGATGTTAACAAGTATTATAACCAGCGATGGACGGTAAAAGTTGGGAAATTTATGAAGCGATATGTGTTTGGTTCTTGGCAATTTCTCACATTGCTGGCTGCAGTTTTCCTCTTGCTCTTGATGACATTACAAGCCTTTTGTTCTGTCTACAGATGCAGTCGCGTGCTTCACATTAACAGTACCACTTAG